CTCTTTGAAGTAAAGCTTTCATGAATTAGTATTTTAATGCTACTTCTTATTATATCTCAACAACTTTTCTTGGCTTTTTGCAATTATAAACGATTTTCATCCTGATATCGCTAAATAAAAAATTAGAAAATGTTTGATTTCAATTTATCTTTTTCTTCTATACAGACCTATTAGTTCTGCCTTAGCAATGACATGTCCATCCATAGCTTTTTCTAAATCTTGTTTTGTAACCGCTCCTTTTAAATTAATTTCACAATCAAGCGCATAGAGCTTAAAAAAATATCTATGGGTTCCCGATGGTGGACAGGGACCACCATATGTGCGTTTCCTGAAATCATTAATCCCTTCCATTGCACCTTTGGGAACAGAATTTTCTTCTATTTTCCTACAATCTGGCGATATATTATACAAAACCCAGTGTACCCATGTTCCCATTGGAGCATCTGGATCATCCACAATCAATGTCAAAGTTTTTGTATTTTCAGGAACATCAATAAATTCCAATGGTGGATTCACATCTTCACCATCACAGGTATATTTCTCTGGAATAACACCATTATTTATAAAGGCAGAACTTGTAATTTTCATTATTCCCTCCTAATATTTGATACAAAGAACCATAAAATGATTTTTTATAAATCTT
The DNA window shown above is from candidate division WOR-3 bacterium and carries:
- a CDS encoding YbhB/YbcL family Raf kinase inhibitor-like protein — its product is MKITSSAFINNGVIPEKYTCDGEDVNPPLEFIDVPENTKTLTLIVDDPDAPMGTWVHWVLYNISPDCRKIEENSVPKGAMEGINDFRKRTYGGPCPPSGTHRYFFKLYALDCEINLKGAVTKQDLEKAMDGHVIAKAELIGLYRRKR